The stretch of DNA ATTGTCTTCCCTTAAATTTTCCCTTTTCAGGAAAGTGCCGGGTCCGTGCATACGCCCCGGCTTGCATGCGTATATAAGCATGACCGCAAGTGACATTCTATCACTACGGCGCAAGGCATCAAGGCACACACTTGCTGAGTTATGCGCGGCACGCATAGGCAGGGCAGCGCAAGGACGGATTCCACGGAGCGGCCCGCATATCGCGTCAAACGCGCATGCAACCGGCGGCGGCACGATGCCAGGGCCCGGCGTGCCGGAGCCGCTCAGGCGGCGCTGGCGCTCCTGCCGTGCTTCAGCAACTCGAGGATGTCCAGCAGCTCGGCCCGTACCATCTCGACATCGACGCTCGGGGCCGCCGGCGCCAATTCTTCGTGCGCATCGGCCAGTTCGTGGCCGCGGCCGTCCAGGCGGTTGCGCGCGCCGCTGATGGTGAACCCCTGCTCGTAGAGCAGTTCGCGGATGCGGCGGATCAGCAGCACTTCGTGGTGCTGATAATAACGGCGGTTACCTCGGCGTTTGACCGGCTTCAGCTGGGTAAATTCCTGCTCCCAGTAGCGCAGCACATGCGGTTTGACGCCGCACAGATCACTCACTTCACCAATCGTGAAATAGCGCTTCGCCGGGATCGGCGGCAGCACCACGGGTTCAGGCTTGTTCGGTCGTTCGCTCATCTACGTTTTGCTCAGGCAGCACGGGCCAGAGAATTACTCGGCGGATTAGTCTCCTCGACCATTCCCTTGAGCTTCTGGCTCGCGTGGAAAGTCACGACGCGGCGCGCCGTGATGGGGATCTCTTCCCCGGTTTTCGGGTTGCGGCCCGGCCGCTGCGGCTTGTCGCGCAACTGGAAGTTGCCGAAGCCAGACAGCTTGACGGCCTCGCCGCGCTCGAGCGCGTTACGGATCTCGTCGAAGAAGGTCTCGACCATGTCCTTGGCTTCGCGCTTGTTCAGGCCGACCTGCTCGAACAGCAGCTCTGCCAGCTCGGCCTTGGTCAGGGTCGGCAGGTCCTTCTCTGCTTCCTTCCGCATCCGCGCCACTTGGGTCGCGCGATGCAGATCGGCCGCCAGCGCTTCCTGGAACACGGCCGAATCAACGTCGTTGTTATTAATTTTGAAGCCCACCCTTCAAGAAACGATGTTTTGGAATGATAGACGCGTCACCAGGGCGCTCCGCCGGAGCACCCGGTACAACGCGTCATCCACGCAGCTTTGCGCCGACTTTTTCTTGTGCCGCACGGGCCACGGCCGCCATGATGGCATCGACCGCATCATCCTGCAGCGTCGATTGAGTATCTTGCATGCCAAAGCGGAAAGCAAGGCTTTTTTCATCCGTCTCCAGGCCCTTGCCGCGGTATTCATCAAACAAAACAACGGCTTGCACGATCTTTCCGCCAGGATTCGCAGCGATCTCGGCGTGGAAGCAATCGAGCACTTCCTGGGCCGCGACGGCCTGTTTCACCACCAGCGCCAGGTCGCGCGTGGCGCCCGGGAACTTCGAAATCTCGGCGTAGGCAGGCACGCTGCGAAGGCAGAGCGCCTCGGCATCGACCTCGAACACGACCGGCGCCTGCGGCAGGTCGTACTTCTGCAGCCAGCGCGGATGCAGCTCGCCGATGAAGCCGATGCGCTTGCCGTCCAGTTCGACGAAGGCGCTGCGGCCCGGATGCAGGGCCGGATGCTCGCCCTTCACGAAGCGCAGCACGCTGGGGGCGAACAGGGCCTCGAGGTCGGCCTTGAGGTCGAAGAAATCGACCGGGCGGGTCTTCTCGCCCCACTGCTCGTCGTTGACCGGGCCGTAGGCCATGGCGGCGACGCGCTTGGGCTGCTCGAAACCGGCCACCGACAGCGGACCGTCCTGTACCTCGGCGTTACGCTTGAAGACGGCGCCGACTTCGAACACGCGCACGCGGCCGGCCTTGCGGTTGACGTTGTAGCGCACGTTGGCCAGCAGGCTGCCCACCAGGTTCGAGCGCATCACGCTCATCTGGCTGGCGATCGGATTCTGCAGGCGGATCGGGTCCGCGTTGGCGGCGAAATCCTGCTCCCACTGGGCTTCCACGAAGCTCATGTTCACGGTTTCCTGGTAACCCAGGTCGGCCAGCTGGTGGCGGATCGCGAACAGCGAACGCGTGTTTTCCGGCTCGATCAGCATCGTGGTCGGCGCGACCGGCGGACGGGTCGGGATGTTCTCGAAGCCGTACACGCGCGCCACTTCCTCGATCAGGTCTTCCTCGATCTCGATGTCGAAGCGGTAGGACGGCGATGTCACCTGGAACACACCGTTGTCGAACGTGAACGGCAGCTGCAGGCGGGTGAAGATGTCCGCGACCACGTCATCGGTCAGCGGCACGCCGATCACCTTGGCGGCGCGGGCGGTGCGCATGGCGACCGGCTTGGGCTGCGGCAGGTTCACGGCCTGGTCGTCGACCGGGCCGACGCGGGTAGCGTCGGTGCCGCAGATCTCGACGATCAGGGCGGTGATGCGCTCGAAGTGTTCGAGCGTGGTCGCATAGTCGACGCCGCGCTCGAAGCGGTGCGCCGCGTCGGTCGAGAAGTTGTACTTGCGGGCACGCCCCTGGATGGCGTTCGGCCACCAGAAGGCCGCCTCCAGGTAGATGTCCGTGGTGTCCAGGGTGACGGCGGTGGCGTCGCCGCCCATGATGCCGGCCAGCGATTCGATCTGCTTGTCGTCGGCGATCACGCCGACCCACTCGTCGACCTCGATCGTATTGCCGTTCAGGAGCTTGAGGCTTTCGCCCTTCCTGCCCCAGCGGACATCCAGGCCGCCGTGGATCTTGGCCAGGTCGAACACGTGCGAAGGACGGCCGACTTCCAGCATCACGTAGTTCGAGATGTCGACCAGGCTCGATACCGAGCGCTGGCCGCTGCGCTCGAGGCGCTGCTTCATCCAGTCCGGGGTGGCGGCGCGCGCGTTCAGGCCGCGGATGACGCGGCCCGAGAAGCGGCCGCACAGGTCCGGCGCCGAGATGCGAACCGGCAGGGTCTCGTCCAGGTTGACGGCGACCTGCTTGGTGGTCGGCACGTGCAGCGGGGTGCCGGTCAGGGCCGCCACTTCGCGCGCCACGCCCAGCACCGACAGGCAGTCGGCCTTGTTCGGGGTCAGCTTGATGGTGAACTTCAGGTCGTCCAGGCCGAGGTAGTCGCGAATGTCGGTGCCCACCGGTGCGTCCGCCGGCAGTTCCATCAGGCCGCTGCTCTCTTCCGAGATTTTCAGCTCCTTGGCCGAGCACATCATGCCCTGCGACTCGACGCCGCGGAGTTTACCGACCTTGATCGCGAAGGGCTTGCCATCAAGCCCCGGCGGCAGCACGGCGCCGGCCTTGGCGCAGATCGCCTTCATGCCGGCGCGCACGTTCGGTGCGCCGCAGACGATATTCAACAGGGTGCCGGTGCCGACGTCCACCTGGCAGACGTTCAGGCGGTCGGCGTCCGGGTGCTTGGCGACTTCCTTGACCTCGGCCACCACCACGTTGGTGAACGGCGGCGCGACCGGCTCGACTTCCTCGACTTCCAGGCCGGACATGGTGAGCAGGTGCGACAGTTCACTCGAGCTCAACTTCGGATCGACCATCGAGCGGAGCCAGTTTTCGGAGAATTGCATGTTCTTTTTACCTCGTAACCGCGTTTATGACTGGGTGTACTGAATCAGCAACCGTATTAATTAAACTGCTTCAGGAATCGCAGGTCGCCTTCGTAGAACAGGCGCAGGTCGTTGATCCCGTAACGCAGCATGGTCAGGCGCTCGAGGCCGGAGCCGAAGGCGAAACCGATGAACTTTTCAGGATCCAGGCCGAAATTGCGCACGACCGTCGGGTGCACCTGCCCCGCCCCCGACACTTCCAGCCAGCGCCCCTTGAGCGGGCCGGAGCCGAAGGCGATGTCGATCTCGGCCGACGGTTCGGTGAACGGGAAATAGGACGGACGGAAGCGCACCTCCAGGTCCTCGGTCTCGAAGAAGGCCTTGACGAAGTTGAGGTACACGCCCTTGAGGTCGGCGAAGCTGATGTTCTCGCCGATCCACAGGCCTTCGACCTGGTGGAACATCGGCGAGTGGGTGGCGTCGCTGTCGACGCGGTAGGTGCGGCCCGGCGCGATCACCTTGATCGGCGGAGTATGGGTGCGCGCATAACGCACCTGCATCGGGCTGGTGTGGGTGCGCAGCAGCAGCGGCTTGCCGGTGCTGTCATTGCCTTCGATGTAGAAGGTGTCCTGCATCGAACGGGCCGGGTGGTTTTCCGGGCTGTTCAATGCGGTGAAGTTGGTCCAGTCGGTTTCGATCTCGGGGCCGTCGGCCACGTCGAAGCCGATCGAGCGGAAGATCTGCTCGACGCGCTCCCAGGTGCGCATCACCGGATGGATGCCGCCCTTGGCGCGGCCGCGGCCCGGCAGGGTCACGTCGATGGCTTCCAGATTCAGGCGCGCTTCCAGCTGGGCGTTGGCCAGGGCGTCGCGGCGGGCGGTCAAGGCCTGTTCGATTTTTTCTTTGGCGGCGTTGATCAGGGCACCCTGCGCCTTGCGCTGTTCAGGGTCGAGCTTGCCCAGGCCCTTCATCAGGTCGGTGACCTGGCCGGTCTTGCCCAGGTATTTGGCTTTTGCATTTTCGAGCGCGGCGGCATCCGCGGCGGCGGTGAAGTCAGCCTGGGCCGAGGAGACGAGATCTTCCAGCGATTGCATGCTTGTTCTTTTCCTGTTTGGGTGGTGGCAGGAGCCACAATCAAAAACGGGGCACAAGGTTATCTACCGTGTGCCCCGCTCTTTTTGCACCGGACCCGAAAGTCCGACGCTGGTCTTGCTAGCTAACTGACTGATTAGGCAGCCAGCTTGGCCTTGGCGGCGGTGACAATCGCGGCGAATGCCGGCTTGTCGTGCACTGCCATGTCGGCCAGGACTTTACGGTCCAGTTCAATCCCGGACTTCTTCAGGCCGTTCATGAAGGCGCTGTAGGTCATGCCGTGCGAACGCGATGCCGCGTTGATACGGGTGATCCACAGGGCGCGGAAGACGCGCTTCTTGTTACGACGGTCGCGGTAAGCGTACTGGCCAGCGCGCATGACTGCTTGCTTGGCAATACGGAATAC from Massilia varians encodes:
- a CDS encoding integration host factor subunit alpha; its protein translation is MRKEAEKDLPTLTKAELAELLFEQVGLNKREAKDMVETFFDEIRNALERGEAVKLSGFGNFQLRDKPQRPGRNPKTGEEIPITARRVVTFHASQKLKGMVEETNPPSNSLARAA
- the pheT gene encoding phenylalanine--tRNA ligase subunit beta yields the protein MQFSENWLRSMVDPKLSSSELSHLLTMSGLEVEEVEPVAPPFTNVVVAEVKEVAKHPDADRLNVCQVDVGTGTLLNIVCGAPNVRAGMKAICAKAGAVLPPGLDGKPFAIKVGKLRGVESQGMMCSAKELKISEESSGLMELPADAPVGTDIRDYLGLDDLKFTIKLTPNKADCLSVLGVAREVAALTGTPLHVPTTKQVAVNLDETLPVRISAPDLCGRFSGRVIRGLNARAATPDWMKQRLERSGQRSVSSLVDISNYVMLEVGRPSHVFDLAKIHGGLDVRWGRKGESLKLLNGNTIEVDEWVGVIADDKQIESLAGIMGGDATAVTLDTTDIYLEAAFWWPNAIQGRARKYNFSTDAAHRFERGVDYATTLEHFERITALIVEICGTDATRVGPVDDQAVNLPQPKPVAMRTARAAKVIGVPLTDDVVADIFTRLQLPFTFDNGVFQVTSPSYRFDIEIEEDLIEEVARVYGFENIPTRPPVAPTTMLIEPENTRSLFAIRHQLADLGYQETVNMSFVEAQWEQDFAANADPIRLQNPIASQMSVMRSNLVGSLLANVRYNVNRKAGRVRVFEVGAVFKRNAEVQDGPLSVAGFEQPKRVAAMAYGPVNDEQWGEKTRPVDFFDLKADLEALFAPSVLRFVKGEHPALHPGRSAFVELDGKRIGFIGELHPRWLQKYDLPQAPVVFEVDAEALCLRSVPAYAEISKFPGATRDLALVVKQAVAAQEVLDCFHAEIAANPGGKIVQAVVLFDEYRGKGLETDEKSLAFRFGMQDTQSTLQDDAVDAIMAAVARAAQEKVGAKLRG
- the rplT gene encoding 50S ribosomal protein L20, yielding MPRVKRGVTARARHKKVLELAKGYRGRRSKVFRIAKQAVMRAGQYAYRDRRNKKRVFRALWITRINAASRSHGMTYSAFMNGLKKSGIELDRKVLADMAVHDKPAFAAIVTAAKAKLAA
- the pheS gene encoding phenylalanine--tRNA ligase subunit alpha, encoding MQSLEDLVSSAQADFTAAADAAALENAKAKYLGKTGQVTDLMKGLGKLDPEQRKAQGALINAAKEKIEQALTARRDALANAQLEARLNLEAIDVTLPGRGRAKGGIHPVMRTWERVEQIFRSIGFDVADGPEIETDWTNFTALNSPENHPARSMQDTFYIEGNDSTGKPLLLRTHTSPMQVRYARTHTPPIKVIAPGRTYRVDSDATHSPMFHQVEGLWIGENISFADLKGVYLNFVKAFFETEDLEVRFRPSYFPFTEPSAEIDIAFGSGPLKGRWLEVSGAGQVHPTVVRNFGLDPEKFIGFAFGSGLERLTMLRYGINDLRLFYEGDLRFLKQFN
- a CDS encoding MerR family transcriptional regulator, translated to MSERPNKPEPVVLPPIPAKRYFTIGEVSDLCGVKPHVLRYWEQEFTQLKPVKRRGNRRYYQHHEVLLIRRIRELLYEQGFTISGARNRLDGRGHELADAHEELAPAAPSVDVEMVRAELLDILELLKHGRSASAA